From a region of the Labrus mixtus chromosome 5, fLabMix1.1, whole genome shotgun sequence genome:
- the LOC132974054 gene encoding AP2-associated protein kinase 1-like isoform X1, with protein sequence MKKFFDTRRELVSSGPGPGAGGGGGAGSGGGGSFIGRVFTIGRYQVTVEEIVAEGGFAIVFLVRTHQSVRCALKRMYVNNEHDLQVCKLEIQIMRDLVGNKNIVGFLDSSITAVGAGDVWEVLILMDFCRGGQVVNLMNQRLQTGFTEAEVLQIFCDTCEAVARLHQCKTPIIHRDLKVENILLHDRGHYVLCDFGSATNHFQNPQTEGVPLVEEEIKKYTTLSYRAPEMVNLYGEKVITTKADIWAMGCLLYKLCYFTLPFGESQVAICDGSFTIPDNSRYSQDMHCLIRYMLEPDPDNRPDIYQISYFAFKLAGRECPVHNVHNSPIPAKLPEPIRASEAVAKKSQSKARLTDPLPTLETSIAPRQRPKAGQAQPQPISGILPIQPALTPRKRPNMAAGATQAIGVGVPPPASAAVQPPQQTPAAPQQAQIANLQPQASQQHQQLLMRQQHAFLSPQGNQQHQLVQNLHQQQHQTVSQASTKLQPKAKIVPPVATMQEKHQQHVPPVHETAASHLTAIPESAAVDPEVVTAGRVLHKVGSLTPPSSPKTATKSGHRRILSDVTHSTVFGVPVSKSTQLLQSAAAEASLNKSKSASTTPSGSPCSSQQSVYHPGDGDAQSALAAPVSVSSWNPFGDDNFSKLTAEELLNKDFAKLAETAAPGEKVTGSIENLIQGLTAFPAETTACIMGAGSALLTVQDPLNTIFLPDATVKAVVCVDSLIPGLEAPLAQRHSGQPELIPVSMLDSLTGEDSLLGCDLLSHSSHGNQSVSAIASSCSSAPPGSSSGSCLEELQPAQTASDCSLLMSCGEKGNDDEFDPIPVLISKNSNQDVQGESNGYSVLGEVQETELPEGDSQTNEGCVHSSDEDEEKEDHKEEEQDEGASESHVAAHDCSGSRPLLMDSDEEEEQSALHSLAAPTQPSTTFQPPAPSTFAQNHSQHVHEPIIAAEGITDVFTKAPFRIGQEDSNDVFANAPFPSMNAQQQLDVFSQAPFGKRKEVVGAQLKTSYPHAGGGNAVSPDQGALGQVAQQPFRPQALAKYSRHFEGPLPQQPVAAHRVVSNVSRQAAVASVPVGPLHSWTSEVSPVDPFVSAPFHLKAPQEKP encoded by the exons gaGGTTTTGCCATCGTTTTTTTGGTGCGGACTCATCAAAGTGTACGTTGTGCCCTTAAAAGGATGTATGTCAACAATGAACACGACCTGCAAGTCTGCAAACTTGAGATCCAGATTATG aGGGACCTTGTGGGCAACAAAAACATAGTTGGTTTCCTGGACTCCAGCATAACTGCAGTTGGGGCTGGCGATGTGTGGGAAGTGTTAATCTTAATGGACTTCTGTCGAG gtGGACAGGTTGTTAACCTGATGAACCAGCGGTTACAGACAGGCTTCACTGAGGCTGAAGTGTTACAGATCTTTTGTGACACGTGTGAAGCTGTCGCTCGTCTCCACCAGTGCAAGACTCCAATCATCCACAGAGATCTCAAG GTGGAAAATATTCTTCTGCATGATCGGGGACATTACGTGCTCTGTGATTTTGGAAGTGCCACTAACCACTTCCAAAACCCCCAGACAGAGGGGGTGCCATTGGTGGAGGAGGAAatcaaaaa GTACACTACTCTGTCATACCGTGCTCCGGAGATGGTCAACCTCTACGGTGAAAAGGTCATCACAACAAAAGCCGACATTTGG GCCATGGGTTGTCTACTGTATAAGCTGTGCTACTTCACGCTTCCTTTTGGAGAGAGCCAAGTGGCGATCTGTGATGGAAGTTTCACAATCCCAGACAACTCCCGCTACTCCCAGGACATGCACTGTCTCATCA GATACATGCTGGAACCTGACCCAGATAACAGACCAGACATCTACCAAATATCCTACTTTGCCTTCAAACTGGCTGGACGAGAGTGTCCAGTCCACAATGTACAT AATTCTCCCATTCCTGCAAAACTCCCTGAGCCTATCCGAGCCAGTGAAGCAGTGGCCAAAAAGAGTCAATCCAAAGCCAG ACTCACAGACCCTTTACCGACTCTAGAAACCTCAATTGCACCTCGGCAACGACCCAAGGCTGGCCAGGCTCAGCCCCAGCCAATATCAGGCATTCTCCCCATCCAGCCAGCTCTCACCCCTCGAAAGAGACCCAACATGGCTGCTGGAGCAACACAGGCCATAG GTGTTGGTGTCCCACCTCCAGCTTCAGCTGCTGTCCAACCTCCTCAACAGACTCCTGCAGCACCACAGCAAGCTCAGATAGCCAACTTGCAGCCACAGGCTtcacagcagcaccagcagctcCTCATGAGGCAGCAACACGCCTTCTTAAGCCCACAGGGTAACCAGCAG CATCAACTGGTACAGAACCTCCACCAGCAGCAACATCAAACAGTGTCTCAGGCGTCTACCAAGCTGCAGCCCAAAGCTAAGATTGTTCCTCCAGTTGCTACCATGCAAGAGAAACACCAGCAGCATGTACCCCCTGTCCATGAAACAGCAGCCTCTCATCTGACCGCCATCCCAGAGTCCGCAGCTGTCGACCCAGAGGTTGTG ACGGCTGGCAGAGTGCTGCACAAAGTCGGCTCCCTCACACCCCCCTCTTCGCCAAAGACAGCCACTAAGAGTGGCCACAGACGCATCCTGAGCGATGTCACTCACAGCACAGTGTTTGGAGTCCCAGTAAGCAAGTCCACCCAGCTCCTCCAGTCAGCCGCAGCTGAGGCCAGCCTCAACAAGTCCAA ATCAGCCAGCACTACTCCTTCTGGTTCCCCCTGCTCGTCCCAGCAGAGTGTTTATCATCCAGGTGATGGTGATGCCCAGTCAGCCCTCGCTGCACCCGTCTCTGTGTCCAGCTGGAACCCTTTTGGTGATGATAATTTCTCCAAGCTAACAGCAGAGGAGCTGCTAAACAAAGACTTTGCAAAGCTAGCTGAGA CTGCTGCACCAGGAGAGAAAGTCACAGGCTCCATTGAAAATCTCATTCAAGGGCTCACTGCTTTTCCAG CTGAAACAACTGCCTGCATCATGGGTGCAGGTTCAGCATTGTTGACAGTCCAGGACCCCTTAAATACCATCTTCCTCCCGGACGCCACAg TGAAAGCAGTGGTGTGTGTGGATTCACTGATTCCTGGCTTGGAAGCCCCGCTGGCCCAGAGACATTCAGGCCAGCCAGAGCTCATCCCTGTCAGCATGCTAG ACTCACTCACTGGGGAGGACTCTCTGCTGGGTTGTGATCTGTTATCTCACTCCTCTCATGGAAACCAGTCTGTTTCTGCTATcgcttcctcctgctcctctgctcctcctggcTCCAGCTCTGGTTCCtgtctggaggagctgcagcctgCTCAGACAGCTTCTG ACTGTTCTCTCCTCATGTCGTGTGGGGAGAAAGGCAATGACGACGAGTTTGACCCTATCCCCGTGCTCATCtccaaaaactcaaatcaag ATGTGCAAGGGGAGAGTAACGGCTACTCTGTGCTCGGTGAGGTACAAGAGACCGAACTTCCAGAAGGAGATTCTCAAACTAACGAGGGATGTGTGCACTCCAGTGATGAAGACGAGGAGAAAGAAGACcataaggaggaggagcaggatgagGGAGCCTCTGAGAGTCATGTAGCAGCTCATGACTGCAGTGGCTCAAGACCTCTACTGATGGACTCTGACGAGGAAGAAGAACAGTCAGCCCTCCACTCATTAGCAGCACCAACACAACCATCTACTACCTTCCAACCACCTGCTCCCAGCACATTTGCTCAGAATCATTCCCAGCATGTACACGAACCAATAATTGCAGCTGAAGGAATTACAGATGTTTTCACAAAAGCCCCCTTTCGGATTGGGCAAGAAGACTCAAATGATGTGTTTGCCAACGCTCCATTTCCTTCCATGAATGCTCAGCAGCAGCTCGACGTTTTCTCTCAAGCTCCCTtcgggaaaagaaaagaagttgTAGGAGCGCAGCTCAAGACCTCATACCCTCATGCAGGAGGCGGTAATGCTGTCAGCCCTGATCAAGGTGCGTTGGGACAAGTTGCCCAACAACCATTCCGCCCACAAGCTTTAGCCAAATACTCCCGACACTTTGAGGGACCCCTGCCCCAGCAGCCAGTAGCAGCTCACAGAGTTGTGTCTAACGTGAGCAGGCAAGCTGCTGTGGCATCCGTCCCTGTGGGACCTCTTCACTCATGGACCTCAGAAGTGAGCCCTGTAGACCCTTTCGTCTCTGCACCCTTTCACCTCAAGGCCCCACAAGAAAAGCCTTGA
- the LOC132974054 gene encoding AP2-associated protein kinase 1-like isoform X7 — translation MKKFFDTRRELVSSGPGPGAGGGGGAGSGGGGSFIGRVFTIGRYQVTVEEIVAEGGFAIVFLVRTHQSVRCALKRMYVNNEHDLQVCKLEIQIMRDLVGNKNIVGFLDSSITAVGAGDVWEVLILMDFCRGGQVVNLMNQRLQTGFTEAEVLQIFCDTCEAVARLHQCKTPIIHRDLKVENILLHDRGHYVLCDFGSATNHFQNPQTEGVPLVEEEIKKYTTLSYRAPEMVNLYGEKVITTKADIWAMGCLLYKLCYFTLPFGESQVAICDGSFTIPDNSRYSQDMHCLIRYMLEPDPDNRPDIYQISYFAFKLAGRECPVHNVHNSPIPAKLPEPIRASEAVAKKSQSKARLTDPLPTLETSIAPRQRPKAGQAQPQPISGILPIQPALTPRKRPNMAAGATQAIGVGVPPPASAAVQPPQQTPAAPQQAQIANLQPQASQQHQQLLMRQQHAFLSPQGNQQHQLVQNLHQQQHQTVSQASTKLQPKAKIVPPVATMQEKHQQHVPPVHETAASHLTAIPESAAVDPEVVTAGRVLHKVGSLTPPSSPKTATKSGHRRILSDVTHSTVFGVPVSKSTQLLQSAAAEASLNKSKSASTTPSGSPCSSQQSVYHPGDGDAQSALAAPVSVSSWNPFGDDNFSKLTAEELLNKDFAKLAETAAPGEKVTGSIENLIQGLTAFPAETTACIMGAGSALLTVQDPLNTIFLPDATDSLTGEDSLLGCDLLSHSSHGNQSVSAIASSCSSAPPGSSSGSCLEELQPAQTASDCSLLMSCGEKGNDDEFDPIPVLISKNSNQDVQGESNGYSVLGEVQETELPEGDSQTNEGCVHSSDEDEEKEDHKEEEQDEGASESHVAAHDCSGSRPLLMDSDEEEEQSALHSLAAPTQPSTTFQPPAPSTFAQNHSQHVHEPIIAAEGITDVFTKAPFRIGQEDSNDVFANAPFPSMNAQQQLDVFSQAPFGKRKEVVGAQLKTSYPHAGGGNAVSPDQGALGQVAQQPFRPQALAKYSRHFEGPLPQQPVAAHRVVSNVSRQAAVASVPVGPLHSWTSEVSPVDPFVSAPFHLKAPQEKP, via the exons gaGGTTTTGCCATCGTTTTTTTGGTGCGGACTCATCAAAGTGTACGTTGTGCCCTTAAAAGGATGTATGTCAACAATGAACACGACCTGCAAGTCTGCAAACTTGAGATCCAGATTATG aGGGACCTTGTGGGCAACAAAAACATAGTTGGTTTCCTGGACTCCAGCATAACTGCAGTTGGGGCTGGCGATGTGTGGGAAGTGTTAATCTTAATGGACTTCTGTCGAG gtGGACAGGTTGTTAACCTGATGAACCAGCGGTTACAGACAGGCTTCACTGAGGCTGAAGTGTTACAGATCTTTTGTGACACGTGTGAAGCTGTCGCTCGTCTCCACCAGTGCAAGACTCCAATCATCCACAGAGATCTCAAG GTGGAAAATATTCTTCTGCATGATCGGGGACATTACGTGCTCTGTGATTTTGGAAGTGCCACTAACCACTTCCAAAACCCCCAGACAGAGGGGGTGCCATTGGTGGAGGAGGAAatcaaaaa GTACACTACTCTGTCATACCGTGCTCCGGAGATGGTCAACCTCTACGGTGAAAAGGTCATCACAACAAAAGCCGACATTTGG GCCATGGGTTGTCTACTGTATAAGCTGTGCTACTTCACGCTTCCTTTTGGAGAGAGCCAAGTGGCGATCTGTGATGGAAGTTTCACAATCCCAGACAACTCCCGCTACTCCCAGGACATGCACTGTCTCATCA GATACATGCTGGAACCTGACCCAGATAACAGACCAGACATCTACCAAATATCCTACTTTGCCTTCAAACTGGCTGGACGAGAGTGTCCAGTCCACAATGTACAT AATTCTCCCATTCCTGCAAAACTCCCTGAGCCTATCCGAGCCAGTGAAGCAGTGGCCAAAAAGAGTCAATCCAAAGCCAG ACTCACAGACCCTTTACCGACTCTAGAAACCTCAATTGCACCTCGGCAACGACCCAAGGCTGGCCAGGCTCAGCCCCAGCCAATATCAGGCATTCTCCCCATCCAGCCAGCTCTCACCCCTCGAAAGAGACCCAACATGGCTGCTGGAGCAACACAGGCCATAG GTGTTGGTGTCCCACCTCCAGCTTCAGCTGCTGTCCAACCTCCTCAACAGACTCCTGCAGCACCACAGCAAGCTCAGATAGCCAACTTGCAGCCACAGGCTtcacagcagcaccagcagctcCTCATGAGGCAGCAACACGCCTTCTTAAGCCCACAGGGTAACCAGCAG CATCAACTGGTACAGAACCTCCACCAGCAGCAACATCAAACAGTGTCTCAGGCGTCTACCAAGCTGCAGCCCAAAGCTAAGATTGTTCCTCCAGTTGCTACCATGCAAGAGAAACACCAGCAGCATGTACCCCCTGTCCATGAAACAGCAGCCTCTCATCTGACCGCCATCCCAGAGTCCGCAGCTGTCGACCCAGAGGTTGTG ACGGCTGGCAGAGTGCTGCACAAAGTCGGCTCCCTCACACCCCCCTCTTCGCCAAAGACAGCCACTAAGAGTGGCCACAGACGCATCCTGAGCGATGTCACTCACAGCACAGTGTTTGGAGTCCCAGTAAGCAAGTCCACCCAGCTCCTCCAGTCAGCCGCAGCTGAGGCCAGCCTCAACAAGTCCAA ATCAGCCAGCACTACTCCTTCTGGTTCCCCCTGCTCGTCCCAGCAGAGTGTTTATCATCCAGGTGATGGTGATGCCCAGTCAGCCCTCGCTGCACCCGTCTCTGTGTCCAGCTGGAACCCTTTTGGTGATGATAATTTCTCCAAGCTAACAGCAGAGGAGCTGCTAAACAAAGACTTTGCAAAGCTAGCTGAGA CTGCTGCACCAGGAGAGAAAGTCACAGGCTCCATTGAAAATCTCATTCAAGGGCTCACTGCTTTTCCAG CTGAAACAACTGCCTGCATCATGGGTGCAGGTTCAGCATTGTTGACAGTCCAGGACCCCTTAAATACCATCTTCCTCCCGGACGCCACAg ACTCACTCACTGGGGAGGACTCTCTGCTGGGTTGTGATCTGTTATCTCACTCCTCTCATGGAAACCAGTCTGTTTCTGCTATcgcttcctcctgctcctctgctcctcctggcTCCAGCTCTGGTTCCtgtctggaggagctgcagcctgCTCAGACAGCTTCTG ACTGTTCTCTCCTCATGTCGTGTGGGGAGAAAGGCAATGACGACGAGTTTGACCCTATCCCCGTGCTCATCtccaaaaactcaaatcaag ATGTGCAAGGGGAGAGTAACGGCTACTCTGTGCTCGGTGAGGTACAAGAGACCGAACTTCCAGAAGGAGATTCTCAAACTAACGAGGGATGTGTGCACTCCAGTGATGAAGACGAGGAGAAAGAAGACcataaggaggaggagcaggatgagGGAGCCTCTGAGAGTCATGTAGCAGCTCATGACTGCAGTGGCTCAAGACCTCTACTGATGGACTCTGACGAGGAAGAAGAACAGTCAGCCCTCCACTCATTAGCAGCACCAACACAACCATCTACTACCTTCCAACCACCTGCTCCCAGCACATTTGCTCAGAATCATTCCCAGCATGTACACGAACCAATAATTGCAGCTGAAGGAATTACAGATGTTTTCACAAAAGCCCCCTTTCGGATTGGGCAAGAAGACTCAAATGATGTGTTTGCCAACGCTCCATTTCCTTCCATGAATGCTCAGCAGCAGCTCGACGTTTTCTCTCAAGCTCCCTtcgggaaaagaaaagaagttgTAGGAGCGCAGCTCAAGACCTCATACCCTCATGCAGGAGGCGGTAATGCTGTCAGCCCTGATCAAGGTGCGTTGGGACAAGTTGCCCAACAACCATTCCGCCCACAAGCTTTAGCCAAATACTCCCGACACTTTGAGGGACCCCTGCCCCAGCAGCCAGTAGCAGCTCACAGAGTTGTGTCTAACGTGAGCAGGCAAGCTGCTGTGGCATCCGTCCCTGTGGGACCTCTTCACTCATGGACCTCAGAAGTGAGCCCTGTAGACCCTTTCGTCTCTGCACCCTTTCACCTCAAGGCCCCACAAGAAAAGCCTTGA
- the LOC132974054 gene encoding AP2-associated protein kinase 1-like isoform X10, whose protein sequence is MKKFFDTRRELVSSGPGPGAGGGGGAGSGGGGSFIGRVFTIGRYQVTVEEIVAEGGFAIVFLVRTHQSVRCALKRMYVNNEHDLQVCKLEIQIMRDLVGNKNIVGFLDSSITAVGAGDVWEVLILMDFCRGGQVVNLMNQRLQTGFTEAEVLQIFCDTCEAVARLHQCKTPIIHRDLKVENILLHDRGHYVLCDFGSATNHFQNPQTEGVPLVEEEIKKYTTLSYRAPEMVNLYGEKVITTKADIWAMGCLLYKLCYFTLPFGESQVAICDGSFTIPDNSRYSQDMHCLIRYMLEPDPDNRPDIYQISYFAFKLAGRECPVHNVHNSPIPAKLPEPIRASEAVAKKSQSKARLTDPLPTLETSIAPRQRPKAGQAQPQPISGILPIQPALTPRKRPNMAAGATQAIGVGVPPPASAAVQPPQQTPAAPQQAQIANLQPQASQQHQQLLMRQQHAFLSPQGNQQHQLVQNLHQQQHQTVSQASTKLQPKAKIVPPVATMQEKHQQHVPPVHETAASHLTAIPESAAVDPEVVTAGRVLHKVGSLTPPSSPKTATKSGHRRILSDVTHSTVFGVPVSKSTQLLQSAAAEASLNKSKSASTTPSGSPCSSQQSVYHPGDGDAQSALAAPVSVSSWNPFGDDNFSKLTAEELLNKDFAKLAETAAPGEKVTGSIENLIQGLTAFPAETTACIMGAGSALLTVQDPLNTIFLPDATDCSLLMSCGEKGNDDEFDPIPVLISKNSNQDVQGESNGYSVLGEVQETELPEGDSQTNEGCVHSSDEDEEKEDHKEEEQDEGASESHVAAHDCSGSRPLLMDSDEEEEQSALHSLAAPTQPSTTFQPPAPSTFAQNHSQHVHEPIIAAEGITDVFTKAPFRIGQEDSNDVFANAPFPSMNAQQQLDVFSQAPFGKRKEVVGAQLKTSYPHAGGGNAVSPDQGALGQVAQQPFRPQALAKYSRHFEGPLPQQPVAAHRVVSNVSRQAAVASVPVGPLHSWTSEVSPVDPFVSAPFHLKAPQEKP, encoded by the exons gaGGTTTTGCCATCGTTTTTTTGGTGCGGACTCATCAAAGTGTACGTTGTGCCCTTAAAAGGATGTATGTCAACAATGAACACGACCTGCAAGTCTGCAAACTTGAGATCCAGATTATG aGGGACCTTGTGGGCAACAAAAACATAGTTGGTTTCCTGGACTCCAGCATAACTGCAGTTGGGGCTGGCGATGTGTGGGAAGTGTTAATCTTAATGGACTTCTGTCGAG gtGGACAGGTTGTTAACCTGATGAACCAGCGGTTACAGACAGGCTTCACTGAGGCTGAAGTGTTACAGATCTTTTGTGACACGTGTGAAGCTGTCGCTCGTCTCCACCAGTGCAAGACTCCAATCATCCACAGAGATCTCAAG GTGGAAAATATTCTTCTGCATGATCGGGGACATTACGTGCTCTGTGATTTTGGAAGTGCCACTAACCACTTCCAAAACCCCCAGACAGAGGGGGTGCCATTGGTGGAGGAGGAAatcaaaaa GTACACTACTCTGTCATACCGTGCTCCGGAGATGGTCAACCTCTACGGTGAAAAGGTCATCACAACAAAAGCCGACATTTGG GCCATGGGTTGTCTACTGTATAAGCTGTGCTACTTCACGCTTCCTTTTGGAGAGAGCCAAGTGGCGATCTGTGATGGAAGTTTCACAATCCCAGACAACTCCCGCTACTCCCAGGACATGCACTGTCTCATCA GATACATGCTGGAACCTGACCCAGATAACAGACCAGACATCTACCAAATATCCTACTTTGCCTTCAAACTGGCTGGACGAGAGTGTCCAGTCCACAATGTACAT AATTCTCCCATTCCTGCAAAACTCCCTGAGCCTATCCGAGCCAGTGAAGCAGTGGCCAAAAAGAGTCAATCCAAAGCCAG ACTCACAGACCCTTTACCGACTCTAGAAACCTCAATTGCACCTCGGCAACGACCCAAGGCTGGCCAGGCTCAGCCCCAGCCAATATCAGGCATTCTCCCCATCCAGCCAGCTCTCACCCCTCGAAAGAGACCCAACATGGCTGCTGGAGCAACACAGGCCATAG GTGTTGGTGTCCCACCTCCAGCTTCAGCTGCTGTCCAACCTCCTCAACAGACTCCTGCAGCACCACAGCAAGCTCAGATAGCCAACTTGCAGCCACAGGCTtcacagcagcaccagcagctcCTCATGAGGCAGCAACACGCCTTCTTAAGCCCACAGGGTAACCAGCAG CATCAACTGGTACAGAACCTCCACCAGCAGCAACATCAAACAGTGTCTCAGGCGTCTACCAAGCTGCAGCCCAAAGCTAAGATTGTTCCTCCAGTTGCTACCATGCAAGAGAAACACCAGCAGCATGTACCCCCTGTCCATGAAACAGCAGCCTCTCATCTGACCGCCATCCCAGAGTCCGCAGCTGTCGACCCAGAGGTTGTG ACGGCTGGCAGAGTGCTGCACAAAGTCGGCTCCCTCACACCCCCCTCTTCGCCAAAGACAGCCACTAAGAGTGGCCACAGACGCATCCTGAGCGATGTCACTCACAGCACAGTGTTTGGAGTCCCAGTAAGCAAGTCCACCCAGCTCCTCCAGTCAGCCGCAGCTGAGGCCAGCCTCAACAAGTCCAA ATCAGCCAGCACTACTCCTTCTGGTTCCCCCTGCTCGTCCCAGCAGAGTGTTTATCATCCAGGTGATGGTGATGCCCAGTCAGCCCTCGCTGCACCCGTCTCTGTGTCCAGCTGGAACCCTTTTGGTGATGATAATTTCTCCAAGCTAACAGCAGAGGAGCTGCTAAACAAAGACTTTGCAAAGCTAGCTGAGA CTGCTGCACCAGGAGAGAAAGTCACAGGCTCCATTGAAAATCTCATTCAAGGGCTCACTGCTTTTCCAG CTGAAACAACTGCCTGCATCATGGGTGCAGGTTCAGCATTGTTGACAGTCCAGGACCCCTTAAATACCATCTTCCTCCCGGACGCCACAg ACTGTTCTCTCCTCATGTCGTGTGGGGAGAAAGGCAATGACGACGAGTTTGACCCTATCCCCGTGCTCATCtccaaaaactcaaatcaag ATGTGCAAGGGGAGAGTAACGGCTACTCTGTGCTCGGTGAGGTACAAGAGACCGAACTTCCAGAAGGAGATTCTCAAACTAACGAGGGATGTGTGCACTCCAGTGATGAAGACGAGGAGAAAGAAGACcataaggaggaggagcaggatgagGGAGCCTCTGAGAGTCATGTAGCAGCTCATGACTGCAGTGGCTCAAGACCTCTACTGATGGACTCTGACGAGGAAGAAGAACAGTCAGCCCTCCACTCATTAGCAGCACCAACACAACCATCTACTACCTTCCAACCACCTGCTCCCAGCACATTTGCTCAGAATCATTCCCAGCATGTACACGAACCAATAATTGCAGCTGAAGGAATTACAGATGTTTTCACAAAAGCCCCCTTTCGGATTGGGCAAGAAGACTCAAATGATGTGTTTGCCAACGCTCCATTTCCTTCCATGAATGCTCAGCAGCAGCTCGACGTTTTCTCTCAAGCTCCCTtcgggaaaagaaaagaagttgTAGGAGCGCAGCTCAAGACCTCATACCCTCATGCAGGAGGCGGTAATGCTGTCAGCCCTGATCAAGGTGCGTTGGGACAAGTTGCCCAACAACCATTCCGCCCACAAGCTTTAGCCAAATACTCCCGACACTTTGAGGGACCCCTGCCCCAGCAGCCAGTAGCAGCTCACAGAGTTGTGTCTAACGTGAGCAGGCAAGCTGCTGTGGCATCCGTCCCTGTGGGACCTCTTCACTCATGGACCTCAGAAGTGAGCCCTGTAGACCCTTTCGTCTCTGCACCCTTTCACCTCAAGGCCCCACAAGAAAAGCCTTGA